The following coding sequences are from one Nicotiana tabacum cultivar K326 chromosome 1, ASM71507v2, whole genome shotgun sequence window:
- the LOC107809860 gene encoding uncharacterized protein LOC107809860 — protein sequence MLRKWAKILAIGDGRIRSSIDGIEKVQIPHDLLINNCDDPISAIVESTYPDFFSHSSDIDYLQRRAILAPTLDMVESINEYMVSLNRNPEKTYLSSDTICMSDHSFSALEHVHIPEFLNNIKCSRIPNHSITLKVGVPVMLLRNIDQSSGLCNGTRLVMTRIENRVIEAKVLSGNMA from the exons ATGTTGAGGAAGTGGGCAAAG ATTTTGGCAATCGGTGATGGAAGGATTAGGAGTTCCATTGATGGCATTGAGAAAGTCCAAATCCCCCATGATCTTCTCATAAATAATTGCGATGATCCAATATCAGCAATTGTTGAAAGTACATATCCAGATTTCTTTAGCCATTCTAGTGACATTGATTACCTCCAGCGAAGAGCAATTCTTGCTCCGACTCTTGATATGGTGGAGTCGATCAATGAATATATGGTTTCACTCAATCGTAATCCTGAGAAGACATATTTGAGTTCTGATACAATTTGTATGTCTGATCATTCTTTTTCAGCTTTGGAGCACGTACATATACCCGAATTCCTAAACAATATTAAATGTTCTAGAATTCCAAATCACTCTATCACTTTGAAGGTTGGTGTTCCTGTGATGTTGCTGAGAAATATAGACCAGTCATCAGGATTGTGTAATGGCACGAGGTTGGTCATGACAAGAATTGAAAATCGGGTTATTGAAGCCAAGGTTTTATCTGGTAATATGGCTTGA